One genomic region from Anabaena sp. PCC 7108 encodes:
- a CDS encoding zinc-dependent alcohol dehydrogenase family protein — MQAVLMTAAGNPEVLQLQEVPKPTPGNTELLVRLVAAGINPLDTKLRKRGTFYPEQMPAILGCDGAGIVEAIGANVQKFQPGDEVYFCYGGLGAHQGNYAEYTTVDERFVASKPKSISFAEAAAAPLVLITAWEGLYERGRLEPGDKVLIHAGAGGVGHVAIQLAKLKGANVATTVSSQEKADLVTQLGADKVIFYKETDFVQATLNWTNGEGVDLAFDTVGGEIFDKTFPAVRTYGDIVTILEPKANTVWKVARNKNLRIGFELMLTPMLLGNIEALQHHGEILQQCATWIDENKLKIQVSNTFPLKAAANAHQLLENGSITGKVVLLINDN; from the coding sequence ATGCAAGCAGTCTTAATGACAGCAGCGGGGAATCCCGAAGTTCTCCAATTACAAGAAGTTCCTAAACCCACACCGGGAAATACAGAACTTTTAGTCCGCTTAGTAGCCGCTGGGATTAATCCCTTAGATACCAAATTGCGGAAACGAGGTACATTTTACCCCGAACAAATGCCAGCTATATTAGGATGTGATGGTGCGGGTATCGTTGAAGCTATCGGTGCTAATGTCCAAAAATTTCAACCCGGAGATGAAGTATATTTTTGTTATGGCGGTTTAGGCGCACACCAAGGAAATTACGCCGAATATACCACTGTTGATGAAAGATTTGTTGCCTCTAAACCTAAATCAATTTCTTTTGCGGAAGCAGCAGCAGCACCTTTGGTTTTAATCACTGCTTGGGAGGGATTATATGAAAGAGGTAGACTCGAACCAGGAGACAAAGTTTTAATTCACGCTGGTGCTGGTGGCGTTGGTCATGTCGCTATTCAATTAGCTAAACTCAAAGGCGCAAATGTCGCTACTACCGTGAGTTCTCAAGAAAAAGCAGATTTGGTAACTCAACTCGGTGCTGACAAAGTAATCTTTTACAAAGAAACTGATTTTGTTCAAGCTACCTTAAATTGGACAAACGGCGAAGGTGTAGACTTAGCTTTTGATACTGTCGGTGGGGAAATTTTCGATAAAACTTTCCCCGCAGTGCGGACTTATGGCGATATTGTTACTATTCTCGAACCCAAAGCTAATACAGTTTGGAAAGTTGCAAGAAACAAAAATCTTCGCATTGGTTTTGAATTGATGTTAACACCAATGCTGTTAGGAAATATCGAAGCACTTCAACATCATGGTGAAATTCTCCAACAATGCGCCACTTGGATAGATGAAAATAAGTTAAAAATCCAAGTTAGCAATACATTTCCCCTCAAAGCAGCTGCAAATGCTCACCAATTA